A genomic region of Glycine max cultivar Williams 82 chromosome 15, Glycine_max_v4.0, whole genome shotgun sequence contains the following coding sequences:
- the LOC100797874 gene encoding NYC1-like protein isoform X4 yields the protein MASTTTLSFHFPYPTTSTLSSHSQLSPSPQPSQFKPCTVASRQNLCTSNTLSVSASRKNSTSPIFLATASGKSEPMLPPFNVLITGSTKGIGYALAKEFLKAGDNVLICSRSDERVKTAVQNLRVEFGEQHVWGTKCDVKNAEDVKNLVSFAQEKMKYIDIWINNAGSNAYSYKPLVEASDEDLIEVVTTNTLGLMICCREAIKMMVNQPRGGHIFNIDGAGSDGRPTPRFAAYGATKRSVVHLTKSLQPGMVTTDLLMSGVNTKQAKFFINVLAEPAEVRLAFGARRNRYILED from the exons TTTCGCCCTCTCCGCAACCTTCCCAATTCAAACCCTGCACCGTTGCTTCCCGCCAAAACCTCTGCACCTCCAACACCCTCTCTGTCTCTGCTTCCAGAAAAAACTCAACCTCTCCAATTTTTCTCGCTACGGCTTCTGGCAAATCTGAGCCTATGCTCCCTCCTTTCAACGTTTTGATTACTGGCTCAACCAAAG GAATAGGGTATGCGTTGGCGAAAGAGTTTTTAAAAGCTGGTGACAACGTCCTGATTTGCTCAAGATCAG ATGAAAGGGTAAAGACTGCTGTCCAGAACTTGAGAGTAGAATTTGGGGAGCAGCATGTGTGG GGAACTAAATGTGATGTAAAAAATGCAGAGGATGTGaagaatttagtttcatttgctcaagaaaaaatgaaatacattGATATATGG ATAAACAATGCTGGATCAAATGCATATAGCTATAAGCCACTTGTTGAGGCTTCAGATGAAGATCTTAT TGAGGTGGTTACAACAAATACACTTGGCTTGATGATATGTTGTCGAGAG GCAATCAAGATGATGGTGAACCAACCTCGTGGAGGTCATATTTTCAATATAGACGGGGCAGGTTCAGATGGAAGACCAACTCCTAG GTTTGCTGCATATGGAGCAACAAAGAGAAGTGTGGTGCATTTAACAAAGTCATTACAG CCAGGAATGGTTACAACGGATCTTCTCATGTCTGGTGTTAATACAAAGCAG GCAAAGTTTTTCATTAATGTCTTGGCAGAACCAGCTGAAGTG AGATTGGCATTCGGCGCAAGAAGGAATCGATACATTCTTGAAGATTGA
- the LOC100797874 gene encoding NYC1-like protein, translating to MASTTTLSFHFPYPTTSTLSSHSQLSPSPQPSQFKPCTVASRQNLCTSNTLSVSASRKNSTSPIFLATASGKSEPMLPPFNVLITGSTKGIGYALAKEFLKAGDNVLICSRSDERVKTAVQNLRVEFGEQHVWGTKCDVKNAEDVKNLVSFAQEKMKYIDIWINNAGSNAYSYKPLVEASDEDLIEVVTTNTLGLMICCREAIKMMVNQPRGGHIFNIDGAGSDGRPTPRFAAYGATKRSVVHLTKSLQAELRMQDVKNVVVHNLSPGMVTTDLLMSGVNTKQAKFFINVLAEPAEVVAEYLVPNIRSVPANGSMKPTYIRFLTGLKAYSQIFSRLAFGARRNRYILED from the exons TTTCGCCCTCTCCGCAACCTTCCCAATTCAAACCCTGCACCGTTGCTTCCCGCCAAAACCTCTGCACCTCCAACACCCTCTCTGTCTCTGCTTCCAGAAAAAACTCAACCTCTCCAATTTTTCTCGCTACGGCTTCTGGCAAATCTGAGCCTATGCTCCCTCCTTTCAACGTTTTGATTACTGGCTCAACCAAAG GAATAGGGTATGCGTTGGCGAAAGAGTTTTTAAAAGCTGGTGACAACGTCCTGATTTGCTCAAGATCAG ATGAAAGGGTAAAGACTGCTGTCCAGAACTTGAGAGTAGAATTTGGGGAGCAGCATGTGTGG GGAACTAAATGTGATGTAAAAAATGCAGAGGATGTGaagaatttagtttcatttgctcaagaaaaaatgaaatacattGATATATGG ATAAACAATGCTGGATCAAATGCATATAGCTATAAGCCACTTGTTGAGGCTTCAGATGAAGATCTTAT TGAGGTGGTTACAACAAATACACTTGGCTTGATGATATGTTGTCGAGAG GCAATCAAGATGATGGTGAACCAACCTCGTGGAGGTCATATTTTCAATATAGACGGGGCAGGTTCAGATGGAAGACCAACTCCTAG GTTTGCTGCATATGGAGCAACAAAGAGAAGTGTGGTGCATTTAACAAAGTCATTACAG GCAGAATTGCGGATGCAAGATGTTAAAAACGTTGTGGTGCATAATCTTTCG CCAGGAATGGTTACAACGGATCTTCTCATGTCTGGTGTTAATACAAAGCAG GCAAAGTTTTTCATTAATGTCTTGGCAGAACCAGCTGAAGTG GTTGCAGAATACTTAGTTCCAAACATTAGATCTGTCCCTGCAAATGGATCAATGAAACCAACATACATTCGATTCCTCACGGGTTTGAAAGCCTATTCCCAGATATTTTCA AGATTGGCATTCGGCGCAAGAAGGAATCGATACATTCTTGAAGATTGA
- the LOC100797874 gene encoding NYC1-like protein isoform X2: MASTTTLSFHFPYPTTSTLSSHSQLSPSPQPSQFKPCTVASRQNLCTSNTLSVSASRKNSTSPIFLATASGKSEPMLPPFNVLITGSTKGIGYALAKEFLKAGDNVLICSRSDERVKTAVQNLRVEFGEQHVWINNAGSNAYSYKPLVEASDEDLIEVVTTNTLGLMICCREAIKMMVNQPRGGHIFNIDGAGSDGRPTPRFAAYGATKRSVVHLTKSLQAELRMQDVKNVVVHNLSPGMVTTDLLMSGVNTKQAKFFINVLAEPAEVVAEYLVPNIRSVPANGSMKPTYIRFLTGLKAYSQIFSRLAFGARRNRYILED; the protein is encoded by the exons TTTCGCCCTCTCCGCAACCTTCCCAATTCAAACCCTGCACCGTTGCTTCCCGCCAAAACCTCTGCACCTCCAACACCCTCTCTGTCTCTGCTTCCAGAAAAAACTCAACCTCTCCAATTTTTCTCGCTACGGCTTCTGGCAAATCTGAGCCTATGCTCCCTCCTTTCAACGTTTTGATTACTGGCTCAACCAAAG GAATAGGGTATGCGTTGGCGAAAGAGTTTTTAAAAGCTGGTGACAACGTCCTGATTTGCTCAAGATCAG ATGAAAGGGTAAAGACTGCTGTCCAGAACTTGAGAGTAGAATTTGGGGAGCAGCATGTGTGG ATAAACAATGCTGGATCAAATGCATATAGCTATAAGCCACTTGTTGAGGCTTCAGATGAAGATCTTAT TGAGGTGGTTACAACAAATACACTTGGCTTGATGATATGTTGTCGAGAG GCAATCAAGATGATGGTGAACCAACCTCGTGGAGGTCATATTTTCAATATAGACGGGGCAGGTTCAGATGGAAGACCAACTCCTAG GTTTGCTGCATATGGAGCAACAAAGAGAAGTGTGGTGCATTTAACAAAGTCATTACAG GCAGAATTGCGGATGCAAGATGTTAAAAACGTTGTGGTGCATAATCTTTCG CCAGGAATGGTTACAACGGATCTTCTCATGTCTGGTGTTAATACAAAGCAG GCAAAGTTTTTCATTAATGTCTTGGCAGAACCAGCTGAAGTG GTTGCAGAATACTTAGTTCCAAACATTAGATCTGTCCCTGCAAATGGATCAATGAAACCAACATACATTCGATTCCTCACGGGTTTGAAAGCCTATTCCCAGATATTTTCA AGATTGGCATTCGGCGCAAGAAGGAATCGATACATTCTTGAAGATTGA
- the LOC100797874 gene encoding NYC1-like protein isoform X1, producing MASTTTLSFHFPYPTTSTLSSHSQLSPSPQPSQFKPCTVASRQNLCTSNTLSVSASRKNSTSPIFLATASGKSEPMLPPFNVLITGSTKGIGYALAKEFLKAGDNVLICSRSDERVKTAVQNLRVEFGEQHVWGTKCDVKNAEDVKNLVSFAQEKMKYIDIWINNAGSNAYSYKPLVEASDEDLIEVVTTNTLGLMICCREAIKMMVNQPRGGHIFNIDGAGSDGRPTPRFAAYGATKRSVVHLTKSLQPGMVTTDLLMSGVNTKQAKFFINVLAEPAEVVAEYLVPNIRSVPANGSMKPTYIRFLTGLKAYSQIFSRLAFGARRNRYILED from the exons TTTCGCCCTCTCCGCAACCTTCCCAATTCAAACCCTGCACCGTTGCTTCCCGCCAAAACCTCTGCACCTCCAACACCCTCTCTGTCTCTGCTTCCAGAAAAAACTCAACCTCTCCAATTTTTCTCGCTACGGCTTCTGGCAAATCTGAGCCTATGCTCCCTCCTTTCAACGTTTTGATTACTGGCTCAACCAAAG GAATAGGGTATGCGTTGGCGAAAGAGTTTTTAAAAGCTGGTGACAACGTCCTGATTTGCTCAAGATCAG ATGAAAGGGTAAAGACTGCTGTCCAGAACTTGAGAGTAGAATTTGGGGAGCAGCATGTGTGG GGAACTAAATGTGATGTAAAAAATGCAGAGGATGTGaagaatttagtttcatttgctcaagaaaaaatgaaatacattGATATATGG ATAAACAATGCTGGATCAAATGCATATAGCTATAAGCCACTTGTTGAGGCTTCAGATGAAGATCTTAT TGAGGTGGTTACAACAAATACACTTGGCTTGATGATATGTTGTCGAGAG GCAATCAAGATGATGGTGAACCAACCTCGTGGAGGTCATATTTTCAATATAGACGGGGCAGGTTCAGATGGAAGACCAACTCCTAG GTTTGCTGCATATGGAGCAACAAAGAGAAGTGTGGTGCATTTAACAAAGTCATTACAG CCAGGAATGGTTACAACGGATCTTCTCATGTCTGGTGTTAATACAAAGCAG GCAAAGTTTTTCATTAATGTCTTGGCAGAACCAGCTGAAGTG GTTGCAGAATACTTAGTTCCAAACATTAGATCTGTCCCTGCAAATGGATCAATGAAACCAACATACATTCGATTCCTCACGGGTTTGAAAGCCTATTCCCAGATATTTTCA AGATTGGCATTCGGCGCAAGAAGGAATCGATACATTCTTGAAGATTGA
- the LOC100797874 gene encoding NYC1-like protein isoform X3, giving the protein MASTTTLSFHFPYPTTSTLSSHSQLSPSPQPSQFKPCTVASRQNLCTSNTLSVSASRKNSTSPIFLATASGKSEPMLPPFNVLITGSTKGIGYALAKEFLKAGDNVLICSRSDERVKTAVQNLRVEFGEQHVWGTKCDVKNAEDVKNLVSFAQEKMKYIDIWINNAGSNAYSYKPLVEASDEDLIEVVTTNTLGLMICCREAIKMMVNQPRGGHIFNIDGAGSDGRPTPRFAAYGATKRSVVHLTKSLQAELRMQDVKNVVVHNLSPGMVTTDLLMSGVNTKQAKFFINVLAEPAEVRLAFGARRNRYILED; this is encoded by the exons TTTCGCCCTCTCCGCAACCTTCCCAATTCAAACCCTGCACCGTTGCTTCCCGCCAAAACCTCTGCACCTCCAACACCCTCTCTGTCTCTGCTTCCAGAAAAAACTCAACCTCTCCAATTTTTCTCGCTACGGCTTCTGGCAAATCTGAGCCTATGCTCCCTCCTTTCAACGTTTTGATTACTGGCTCAACCAAAG GAATAGGGTATGCGTTGGCGAAAGAGTTTTTAAAAGCTGGTGACAACGTCCTGATTTGCTCAAGATCAG ATGAAAGGGTAAAGACTGCTGTCCAGAACTTGAGAGTAGAATTTGGGGAGCAGCATGTGTGG GGAACTAAATGTGATGTAAAAAATGCAGAGGATGTGaagaatttagtttcatttgctcaagaaaaaatgaaatacattGATATATGG ATAAACAATGCTGGATCAAATGCATATAGCTATAAGCCACTTGTTGAGGCTTCAGATGAAGATCTTAT TGAGGTGGTTACAACAAATACACTTGGCTTGATGATATGTTGTCGAGAG GCAATCAAGATGATGGTGAACCAACCTCGTGGAGGTCATATTTTCAATATAGACGGGGCAGGTTCAGATGGAAGACCAACTCCTAG GTTTGCTGCATATGGAGCAACAAAGAGAAGTGTGGTGCATTTAACAAAGTCATTACAG GCAGAATTGCGGATGCAAGATGTTAAAAACGTTGTGGTGCATAATCTTTCG CCAGGAATGGTTACAACGGATCTTCTCATGTCTGGTGTTAATACAAAGCAG GCAAAGTTTTTCATTAATGTCTTGGCAGAACCAGCTGAAGTG AGATTGGCATTCGGCGCAAGAAGGAATCGATACATTCTTGAAGATTGA